Genomic DNA from Pseudomonadota bacterium:
AGCCTTCATACCCGACGTGGGGAAAGGCAAAAAGGTACTTATGGAGTTTGTGAGTTCCAATCCGACGGGACCGCTTCATATAGGGCATGGGAGGGGGGCTGTTGTAGGTGATGTGCTTGCGAACATATTAAAGAAGACCGGCTACAATGTTGTAAAAGAATACTATGTGAACGATGCGGGCAAGCAGATAGAGACCCTCGGCGAATCGACTTATGCACGTTGGAAGGAACTGAAGGGCGAGGATGTTGTTTTTGATGATCGTTTTTATCAGGGGGCATATGTTAAGGATATTGCAGCCAATGCAAACAAACAGGGACTGCTCGTTCCCACAGATAGAAAAGAGGCGATAAATTTCTTTGCAAAACTTGCCGGCGATACGGTATTGGAGGGGATTAAAGGCGACCTTGAGAGTTTCGGTGTCTTCTTTGACAACTATTTCAGCGAGACAACCCTGCACAAGAACGGCATTGTCGAAGCAACTCTGGAATCGCTCAAAACAAAGGGCTATGCATACGAGCAGGATGGGGCGTTCTGGTTCAGGACAAGCCTTTTTGAGAAGGATGAGGACAGGGTGCTTATAAAGTCTGACGGTGAGAAGACATACTTTGCTTCAGATATTGCCTATCACAATGACAAGTTTAACCGTTCCTTCGACATCCTCATAGATATATGGGGTTCCGATCACCACGGGTATATCCCGAGGATGAAGGCAGGGGTAGAGGCTACAGGGTGGCGTAAGGAAAATCTTAAGATTCTTCTTATCCAGTTTGTTACCCTCCTTGAAAATGGAAAGCCGGTGGGCATGTCAACGAGGTCAGGACAATTCACTACTCTCAGAGAGGTTCTTGATGAAGTAGGGAAGGATGTTGCGCGCTTTTTCTTCTTGATGCGTAAAAGCGATGCCCATCTCGAATTTGATCTTGATCTTGCGAAGAAAACATCAAGCGAAAATCCTGTATATTATGTTCAATATGCCTATGCAAGGATTGCAAGTATTTTCAGGAATGCTAAAGAAGACGGCGTAGATATTGATGCTCTGAAGATAAAAGCAGGGCGACAAACGGCAAATGATGATAAGGCACGGAAAGAAGACACCGTCAGGGTTGATCTTTTAACGGTTAGAGAGGAGATTGATTTGATCAAAGCGATACTTCATCTCTATGATATTCTGGAGGGGAGCGCTCGGAGTCTTGAACCACACAGAATAACGTTTTATCTTATAGACCTGGTGAGTAAGTTTCACAGTTATTATAATAAGACAAGAATTTTAAAGAACGAAAAAGACCTTATTGTTGCAAGGTTATTGCTTATCTACATGCTTCAGCAGGTGATTAAGTACGGACTTGATATCCTTGGCGTGTCAGCGCCTGAAAAGATGTAAGAATCTGTGAAAAAGTAAAAGGTGAAAAGAAAAAAGTAAAAAAATAAAAGGTGAAAAGTGAAAAATACAAAAGGTATAAACACGGAAACAACAAAAATGAAAACAAAGAGTAAGACAAGGGAATATGTTGAATCGTTAATTATCGCAGCAATTATAGCATTTTTTGTAAGGAGTTTTTTCCTCCAGGCATTCAGGATACCCTCAAGCTCTATGGAGCCGACCCTCCTTATAGGCGACCATCTTCTTGTCAACAGGTTAAGCTATGTGATGAAGATTCCCTTTACGGATAAGGTGATTTTTAACATCGGAGACCCTAAAAAGGGGGATGTGGTAGTCTTTCGTTATCCTGTCGACCCTGACAAAGATTTTATTAAGAGGGTCATTGCAACCGAAGGGGATACGATAGCGATCAAGGATAAGGTGATTTATATAAATGGAAAGAAGACAGAAGACAAATGGGGGCATTATTCTACCACCGTGATCCTGCCTGAACATATTAATCCGAGGGACAATTTCGGACCATACAAAGTGCCCGGGAATGCCTATTTCGTGATGGGTGACAACAGAGACAGAAGTCTTGACAGCAGGTACTGGGGTGTTGTTACCAAGGATCATCTTGTGGGAAGGGCGCTCATATTGTATTTTTCTTTGAATGGTAAGCCGGACAATGTACTTGGATACATAAGATGGTCGAGGATTGGAAATCTTATACGATAATAGATTTTGCAAGGCTTGTATGTTATTATCAGGTATTATGAAAAAACTCTTTATTTATATATCCGTGTTGTTCATCCCTTTATCCCTGCTTGCAAGTGATTATTCTTCGTCTATCCTCTTTTTTTTAAAAGGATACAGAAGTGAGACACAGGGCAAGTATGAAGATGCCATAGAATATTACAAGTCTGCGCTTCATCTTAATCC
This window encodes:
- the lepB gene encoding signal peptidase I, whose product is MKTKSKTREYVESLIIAAIIAFFVRSFFLQAFRIPSSSMEPTLLIGDHLLVNRLSYVMKIPFTDKVIFNIGDPKKGDVVVFRYPVDPDKDFIKRVIATEGDTIAIKDKVIYINGKKTEDKWGHYSTTVILPEHINPRDNFGPYKVPGNAYFVMGDNRDRSLDSRYWGVVTKDHLVGRALILYFSLNGKPDNVLGYIRWSRIGNLIR
- the argS gene encoding arginine--tRNA ligase, translating into MIRKRVVEIINEACNSCKSEGILPYDVKTEPIIEIPREEEFGDYSTNIAFLLAPKIRKSPQDIAKILIGYMHFDNVCEKVELAGKGFINFYVKDEIWRQALSEIYSNGLEAFIPDVGKGKKVLMEFVSSNPTGPLHIGHGRGAVVGDVLANILKKTGYNVVKEYYVNDAGKQIETLGESTYARWKELKGEDVVFDDRFYQGAYVKDIAANANKQGLLVPTDRKEAINFFAKLAGDTVLEGIKGDLESFGVFFDNYFSETTLHKNGIVEATLESLKTKGYAYEQDGAFWFRTSLFEKDEDRVLIKSDGEKTYFASDIAYHNDKFNRSFDILIDIWGSDHHGYIPRMKAGVEATGWRKENLKILLIQFVTLLENGKPVGMSTRSGQFTTLREVLDEVGKDVARFFFLMRKSDAHLEFDLDLAKKTSSENPVYYVQYAYARIASIFRNAKEDGVDIDALKIKAGRQTANDDKARKEDTVRVDLLTVREEIDLIKAILHLYDILEGSARSLEPHRITFYLIDLVSKFHSYYNKTRILKNEKDLIVARLLLIYMLQQVIKYGLDILGVSAPEKM